The genomic region TGCAGCAGACCCTCACGGTGGTCGAGCGTGTGGCCTCCGGCGACCTCAGCCAGGATCTGAAAATCGATCGCAGCGACGAACTCGGTCAACTGCAACGGGCCATGCAGAGCATGACCGTCAGCCTGCGCAAACTGATCGGCGGTATCAGCGACGGCGTGACCCAGATCGCCAGCGCCGCCGAGCAGTTGTCGGCCGTGACCGAACAGACCAGCGCCGGGGTCAACAGCCAGAAGGCCGAGACCGACCAGGTGGCCACAGCCATGCACCAGATGACCGCCACCGTGCAGGAAGTGGCGCGTAACGCCGAAGAAGCCTCGGAAGCTGCGGGTGCCGCAGACCAACAGGCCCGCGAAGGTGACAAGGTGGTCGGCGAAGCCATTGCCCAGATCGAACGCCTGGCCGCCGAAGTCGGCCACTCCACCGAAGCCATGGCCCATCTCAAGACCGAGAGCGACAAGATCGGCAGCGTACTCGACGTGATCAAATCGGTGGCCCAACAAACCAACCTGCTGGCCCTCAACGCCGCCATCGAAGCCGCTCGCGCCGGCGAGGCCGGGCGCGGTTTCGCGGTGGTCGCCGACGAAGTCCGCAGCCTGGCCCAACGTACCCAGAAGTCCACCGAAGAAATCGAGGAATTGATCGTCGGACTGCAAGGCGGTACCCAGCAGGTGGCGAGCATCATGGACAACAGCCGCAGCCTGACCGACAGCAGCGTCGAGCTGACCCGCCGCGCTGGCAGCTCGCTGGAAAACATCACCCGCACCGTGTCGGCAATCCAGAGCATGAACCAGCAGATTGCCGCGGCCGCCGAACAGCAGAGCGCCGTGGCCGATGAGATCAACCGCAGCGTGCTGAACGTGCGTGACGTGTCCGAACAGACCGCCTCGGCCAGTGAGGAAACCGCCGCGTCGAGCATTGAGCTGGCGCGACTGGGCAATCACTTGCAGGTTCTGGTCAGCCATTTCCGGCTGTAGGCCCGACGGGAAACGGCCGCGTCGCTGCAGGCGGCGCAGGCCAGTCCCCATCGTTCATAGATAACGGAAATTCCCTACGCCCGGTTCAGGTCGCGTCTCCCGCTGCAAAGCCGATGAGAAAGCCATGCCCCACGCAAGTCAGCACAGGGGCATCTTCACTCATTCGCCAGGCAGGAGATCCACCATGTTCCCATGGTTGTCCCACGTTTTAGTCAACCGCAGCATCCGCTTCAAACTGGTTCTGGGCTTCGGCCTGGTCCTGCAACTGACCCTGGTCATTGCCGCAACCGGCTGGTACGCCCTGCAACGCAGCATCGATCATTCCGAGCAACTCTCACTCATGGCCCGACTCGGCCAGATCACCCGTAACGTGCGCAGCCAGCGCATGGCCTGGCGGCAGCTTGACGACCCGCAGAGCCATGCCGAGCTGGAACCTCAACTGGCCGAAATCGAACGGCATCTGGAAACGCTGCACGGGCGCATCCGGGAGCCGCTCTACCAGCAACGACTGGCGCAGCAGGGCGACCACCTGCGCGCCTTGCGCAGCACCCTCGGCGACCTCGATCCGATCCATGGCAATCCAGACGAGGCCGATCGACTTCACGAGCGCCTGGAAAATCTCGGCCAGGCTCTGCTCGACGGCATCGACGCACTGAGCCAGGCCCAGACACAAAAACGCGATCAGGACGCCAATCTGTCAAAGCGGATGCTGATCATCGTCGCCAGCCTGGCCCTGATCATCGGCACGCTGTCCGCGTGGGTGATCAGCGCACAGATCCTGATCCCGCTCAGACGTAGCCTCAAGATCGCCGAATACATCGCTGCGGGCGATCTGAGCCGTAACATCCGGGTAGAGCGCGGCGATGAACTGGGGCAGTTGCAGCAGGCCCTGCAACGTATGAGCCTGGGCCTGCGCGAGTTGGTCGTCGGGATCAGCCAGGAGACGACACGGATGGCCAGTGCTGCCCGGGAACTCTCCGACAACGCCGCTCAGACCCACCTCAGCATCGGCCATCAGCATGACGAAATCGACCAGGTCGCCACCGCCATGAAACAGATGAGCAGCAGTGTCCGGGAGGTTGCCCTGAATGCCGAGGCAACCGCCCAGGCCACCAGCCTGGCCGAACAACAGTCCCGTGAAGGCGATCGCGCGGTGGCCGAGGCCATCACCCAGATCGAGCATCTGGAGCAGGAAATGCAGCAATGCACCGAAGCAATGGCCTCTCTGCAGCAGGAAAGCGACAAGATCGGTGGGGTACTCGATGTGATCAAGTCGGTATCGTTGCAGACCAACCTGCTGGCCCTCAATGCCACGATCGAAGCCGCCCGGGCCGGAGAGGCCGGACGCGGCTTCGCGGTGGTCGCCGATGAGGTGCGTTGCCTGGCCCAACACACCCAGGACTCGGCCGAGGAGATCGAAGCCCTGGTCGCCGCCCTGCAGCACGATACGGCAAGGGTCGCGCAACGCCTGGACAAGAGCCGCAACCTGACCCGCAGCAGCGTCGAAGCAAGCCAGCACTGCGGCAGCAAGCTGGAAGGTATCAGTCGTAGCGTTTCACGGATCCAGGCGATGAACGAACAGATAGCGGCAGCGGGAGAAGAACAGAGTGTGGTGGCCGAACAGGTCAGCCGCAGCCTGCTGCAAGTACGAGACATTGCGCAACGGACGGCGGCGACCAGCGAAAAAACCGCGACCGCCAGTGCCGAACTGGCCTGCCAGGGATCGCGCCTGCAAGGACTGGTGGGGCATTTGCGCGCCTGAAACACGCCTTTGTTCAGTCGATTTCGGCCAACCAGGCGGTTTCCTTGAACCACTTGTCATGGATCCGATCATAGGTGCCGTCTTCGGCGATCTGGTTGAGGAAGTGGTTGATCCAGTTCAGGCTGTCGTGATCGCCCTTCTTCAGCCCGAATGCCAGGCGCTCGTAGGTAAAGGGCTGATCCAGACACACCAGCTTGCCCGCACCCAACCTGTTTGCCGCCACCAGGTTGTAGGGCGCGTCGTGAATAAAGGCGTCGGCCTTGCCGTCGAGCACATCGCGTACGCCCTCCTCCTCGGTGGCATAGCTGACCAGTTGGGCATTGCCGATCAGCTTTTTCGCAACAATCTCGCCCGTGGTACCGGCCTTGACCCGGATGCGGAAGGCGGCATCGTTCAAGTCCTCGAAACCCTGGACCTTGCCCGACAACGCCTGAGTAATCAGCATCGTCTGCCCAACCACGATAAACGGGTCGCTGAAGTTCAGGCGCAGATTGCGCTCCGGGGTCAGGGTCATACCGCTGGCGATCAGGTCGGTCTTGCCGGCCAGCAGGTCGGGGATCAATTCCGGGTAGGCGCTGGGCAGCAACTCCAGCCGGACACCAAGAGCCTTGCTCATTTCATGCAGCAGATCGATTTCAAAACCCACGACCCGGCCCTGCTTGTCGGTCATCTGAAATGGCATGTAGGTGGGGTTGGTGCCCACCTTGAGGCTGCCGCGCCTGACCGCCTCATCGATGGCGCCCGCCTGGAGACCGCCGGCCTGCAGCAATACAGCAACGCCCAGCAGTAACGCCAGGTACCTTTTCGTCATGAAAACTCCTCGATCCATTGCCCGGTGGGATCGACCTGCCTCGGCAATGCAGCGTCAGCCCAGGCCGGCACGATTTCGGGGCGCGATCCTAACGCACCCGCCCGTGCGGTCGAGTGGGTCTTTTGTTACCAAATGACAACGGATACGAGAGAGGAGGAAACGTCTTACAAGAAGGGTCGAATCCCCCTGGAGCACGCGCTCCAGGGGGATCGAATCAGGCGGGCTGAGCTACCGCGACAGCCGGTTGCAGCGGCAGCAGCGGCGCGTGGGGATCGGCCTTGACCGATGCACGCCAGGCATCCAGCCACTCGCCGTGGCCTTCGCTCCAGACCTGCGCAT from Pseudomonas asplenii harbors:
- a CDS encoding methyl-accepting chemotaxis protein, yielding MTVSLRKLIGGISDGVTQIASAAEQLSAVTEQTSAGVNSQKAETDQVATAMHQMTATVQEVARNAEEASEAAGAADQQAREGDKVVGEAIAQIERLAAEVGHSTEAMAHLKTESDKIGSVLDVIKSVAQQTNLLALNAAIEAARAGEAGRGFAVVADEVRSLAQRTQKSTEEIEELIVGLQGGTQQVASIMDNSRSLTDSSVELTRRAGSSLENITRTVSAIQSMNQQIAAAAEQQSAVADEINRSVLNVRDVSEQTASASEETAASSIELARLGNHLQVLVSHFRL
- a CDS encoding methyl-accepting chemotaxis protein, translated to MFPWLSHVLVNRSIRFKLVLGFGLVLQLTLVIAATGWYALQRSIDHSEQLSLMARLGQITRNVRSQRMAWRQLDDPQSHAELEPQLAEIERHLETLHGRIREPLYQQRLAQQGDHLRALRSTLGDLDPIHGNPDEADRLHERLENLGQALLDGIDALSQAQTQKRDQDANLSKRMLIIVASLALIIGTLSAWVISAQILIPLRRSLKIAEYIAAGDLSRNIRVERGDELGQLQQALQRMSLGLRELVVGISQETTRMASAARELSDNAAQTHLSIGHQHDEIDQVATAMKQMSSSVREVALNAEATAQATSLAEQQSREGDRAVAEAITQIEHLEQEMQQCTEAMASLQQESDKIGGVLDVIKSVSLQTNLLALNATIEAARAGEAGRGFAVVADEVRCLAQHTQDSAEEIEALVAALQHDTARVAQRLDKSRNLTRSSVEASQHCGSKLEGISRSVSRIQAMNEQIAAAGEEQSVVAEQVSRSLLQVRDIAQRTAATSEKTATASAELACQGSRLQGLVGHLRA
- a CDS encoding transporter substrate-binding domain-containing protein encodes the protein MTKRYLALLLGVAVLLQAGGLQAGAIDEAVRRGSLKVGTNPTYMPFQMTDKQGRVVGFEIDLLHEMSKALGVRLELLPSAYPELIPDLLAGKTDLIASGMTLTPERNLRLNFSDPFIVVGQTMLITQALSGKVQGFEDLNDAAFRIRVKAGTTGEIVAKKLIGNAQLVSYATEEEGVRDVLDGKADAFIHDAPYNLVAANRLGAGKLVCLDQPFTYERLAFGLKKGDHDSLNWINHFLNQIAEDGTYDRIHDKWFKETAWLAEID